In a genomic window of Cynocephalus volans isolate mCynVol1 chromosome 1, mCynVol1.pri, whole genome shotgun sequence:
- the EPCIP gene encoding polycystin-1-interacting protein 1 isoform X3, whose protein sequence is MKVRQEHADPHRTSMAPPSRHCLLLIGTLGVFALERFTKGQENSTLIFTKENTIRNCSCSADIRDCDYSLANLMCSCKTVLPFAVERTSYNGLLTIWFTDTSVLGRLLNFTLVHDLKLSLCSTNTLPTDYLAICGLKRLRINTEAKHPFPEQSLLIHSSGDGNSKEKPVLSHEGWQTLV, encoded by the exons ATGAAGGTGAGACAGGAACACGCTGACCCACACAGGACAAGCATGGCACCGCCTTCCAGGCACTGCCTCCTCCTGATCGGCACACTGGGGGTCTTTGCATTGGAACGCTTCACGAAAGGTCAGGAGAATAGCACGCTAATTTTCACAAAGGAAAACACCATTCGGAACTGCAGCTGCTCTGCAGACATCCGGGACTGTGACTACAGCTTGGCTAACCTGATGTGCAGCTGTAAAACTGTCCTGCCTTTTGCAGTAGAGCGAACAAGCTACAATGGCCTTCTGACCATCTGGTTCACAGACACATCTGTGCTGGGCCGCCTGTTGAACTTCACGTTGGTCCACGACTTAAAGCTTTCCCTCTGCAGTACGAACACTCTCCCCACTGACTACCTGGCTATTTGCGGTTTGAAGAGGCTTCGCATCAACACCGAAGCCAAGCATCCCTTCCCAGAGCAGAGCTTACTCATCCACAGCAGTGGGGATGGCAACTCCAAAGAGAAGCCTGTGTTGTCACACGAAGGCTGGCAAACAT TGGTGTGA
- the EPCIP gene encoding polycystin-1-interacting protein 1 isoform X1, translated as MKVRQEHADPHRTSMAPPSRHCLLLIGTLGVFALERFTKGQENSTLIFTKENTIRNCSCSADIRDCDYSLANLMCSCKTVLPFAVERTSYNGLLTIWFTDTSVLGRLLNFTLVHDLKLSLCSTNTLPTDYLAICGLKRLRINTEAKHPFPEQSLLIHSSGDGNSKEKPVLSHEGWQTCMYISLLDMALFNRDSSLKSYSIENVASIVNNFPEFSYFKTFPMPSSKSCVVTFIY; from the coding sequence ATGAAGGTGAGACAGGAACACGCTGACCCACACAGGACAAGCATGGCACCGCCTTCCAGGCACTGCCTCCTCCTGATCGGCACACTGGGGGTCTTTGCATTGGAACGCTTCACGAAAGGTCAGGAGAATAGCACGCTAATTTTCACAAAGGAAAACACCATTCGGAACTGCAGCTGCTCTGCAGACATCCGGGACTGTGACTACAGCTTGGCTAACCTGATGTGCAGCTGTAAAACTGTCCTGCCTTTTGCAGTAGAGCGAACAAGCTACAATGGCCTTCTGACCATCTGGTTCACAGACACATCTGTGCTGGGCCGCCTGTTGAACTTCACGTTGGTCCACGACTTAAAGCTTTCCCTCTGCAGTACGAACACTCTCCCCACTGACTACCTGGCTATTTGCGGTTTGAAGAGGCTTCGCATCAACACCGAAGCCAAGCATCCCTTCCCAGAGCAGAGCTTACTCATCCACAGCAGTGGGGATGGCAACTCCAAAGAGAAGCCTGTGTTGTCACACGAAGGCTGGCAAACATGTATGTATATCTCATTGTTAGATATGGCTCTATTCAATAGAGACTCATCCTTAAAATCATATAGTATTGAAAATGTTGCCAGCATTGTCAACAACTTTCCCGAGTTTTCTTACTTTAAAACCTTCCCAATGCCAAGCAGCAAAAGCTGTGTTGTCACATTCATTTACTGA